From Mytilus edulis chromosome 8, xbMytEdul2.2, whole genome shotgun sequence, one genomic window encodes:
- the LOC139484002 gene encoding neuropeptide Y receptor type 4-like, translated as MDDDIIRERINDKEIHRLLAPIVYLVVLMVVGIPGNLTVLMIYRQKYSKSVYRTIIWNLAMTDFLFCTLTFPFNIGRLIRYFTFYELWVCKAFTTLIVFFIMYSSHLLVTLAFHRFRQVCMPLRRQVTTENVKYWIIGSFFLAVFLDIPECVLQPIDEQTLKDENVTVTGYVCAVSFKNNIYAEVYNGFLTFLFTLYATILFVLYIVIGRKMYLQRRMRQETMHTPSHADELSSKITKIAVTLPKKKDLQTKTTSDQVSDLD; from the exons ATGGATGATGACATTATACGTGAAAGAATTAATGATAAAGAAATACATAGGCTACTAGCACCTATTGTATACCTAGTAGTTTTGATGGTTGTTGGTATACCTGGAAATCTGACAGTGCTAATGATATACCGACAGAAATATTCAAAATCTGTTTACAGGACTATTATATGGAACCTAGCGATGACAGATTTTCTTTTCTGCACCCTGACATTTCCATTTAATATTGGAAGACTTATCCGATACTTCACATTTTATGAACTATGGGTATGTAAAGCTTTCACAACATTAATTGTCTTCTTCATCATGTATTCTTCACATCTACTGGTGACATTAGCGTTTCATAGATTCCGGCAGGTGTGTATGCCGTTACGGAGACAAGTTACTACAGAAAACGTGAAATACTGGATTATTGGCAGTTTCTTTCTGGCTGTCTTTCTTGATATTCCTGAATGCGTGTTACAGCCTATAGATGAACAGACATTAAAAGATGAGAATGTCACTGTAACAGGGTATGTTTGTGCAgtgtcttttaaaaataacatttatgcCGAAGTTTACAATGGATTCCTGACATTTTTGTTTACGTTATACGCGACTATATTATTCGTTCTGTATATAGTTATTGGACGTAAAATGTACTTGCAACGTAGAATGAGACAGGAAACAATGCATACACCATCTCACGCAGATGAACTTTcgagtaaaattacaaaaattgctgTAACA TTACCAAAAAAGAAAGACTTACAGACAAAAACAACCAGTGACCAAGTTTCGGATTTGGACTAG